The Amphiprion ocellaris isolate individual 3 ecotype Okinawa chromosome 6, ASM2253959v1, whole genome shotgun sequence genome contains a region encoding:
- the cds2 gene encoding phosphatidate cytidylyltransferase 2 has translation MTELRHRGARDTEPLQQQPSEDKGSDSELKVDKDGVSDNESKVDSGVPEVPVPADDTPEVLNKALSGLSSRWKNWWVRGILTLAMISFFFFIIYLGPMVLMMIVLCVQIKCFQEIITIGYSVYHSYHLPWFRTLSWYFLLCVNYFFYGETVTDYFFTLVQREEPLRILSKYHRFISFALYLTGFCMFVLSLVKKHYRLQFYMFGWTHVTLLIVVTQSHLIIHNLFEGMIWFIVPISCVICNDIMAYMFGFFFGRTPLIKLSPKKTWEGFIGGFFSTIVFGIMLSYVMAGYRYFVCPVEFNNDSNSFQVDCEPSELFQLQDYALPGILESVTGWTTVRLYPFQIHSIALSSFASIVGPFGGFFASGFKRAFKIKDFANTIPGHGGIMDRFDCQYLMATFVNVYIASFIRGPNPSKVIQQLLALRADQQLHIFNSLKAHLTEKGLLPALEEAAA, from the exons ATGACGGAGCTGAGACACCGTGGAGCCCGAGACACCGAGCCGCTCCAGCAGCAGCCGTCAGAGGACAAG GGTTCAGACAGTGAGCTGAAGGTGGACAAAGATGGGGTGTCAGACAACGAGTCCAAGGTGgactctggagtcccagaggtGCCGGTTCCTGCTGATGACACCCCCGAGGTTCTGAACAAGGCCCTGTCGGGACTCTCCTCAAG ATGGAAGAACTGGTGGGTACGAGGCATCCTCACACTAGCCATgatctccttcttcttcttcatcatctacCTGGGCCCCATGGTGCTTATGATGATT GTCCTCTGTGTTCAGATCAAGTGCTTCCAAGAAATCATCACCATTGGCTACAGTGTGTACCACTCCTACCACCTGCCCTGGTTCAGGACGTTGAGCTG GTACTTCCTGCTGTGTGTGAACTACTTCTTCTACGGTGAGACTGTGACAGACTACTTCTTCACACTGGTGCAAAGAGAGGAGCCCCTTCGCATCCTCAGCAAATACCACCGTTTTATCTCCTTTGCCCTCTACCTCACAG gcttttgcatgtttgtgctgAGTTTGGTGAAGAAACACTACCGCCTCCAGTTCTACATG TTTGGGTGGACCCATGTGACTCTGCTGATCGTAGTGACTCAGTCCCACCTCATCATTCACAACCTGTTTGAGGGGATGATCTG GTTCATTGTGCCCATTTCCTGTGTGATCTGTAATGACATTATGGCCTACATGTTTGGGTTCTTCTTTGGCCGAACTCCACTCATCAAG CTGTCACCTAAGAAGACGTGGGAGGGATTCATCGGGGGTTTCTTCTCCACCATTGTGTTTGGCATCATG ctTTCCTATGTCATGGCTGGCTACCGCTACTTTGTGTGTCCAGTGGAGTTCAACAACGACTCCAACAGCTTCCAGGTGGACTGTGAGCCATCAGAgctttttcagctgcaggactATGCCCTACCCGGCATTCTGGAGTCTGTCACTGGATGG ACCACAGTGCGTCTGTATCCATTCCAGATTCACAGTATCGCTCTCTCCTCCTTTGCCTCCATTGTGGGACCTTTTGGTGGCTTCTTTGCCAGCGGCTTCAAAAGAGCTTTCAAGATCAAG GATTTTGCCAACACTATCCCGGGTCATGGTGGCATTATGGACAGGTTCGACTGCCAGTACCTCATGGCCACATTCGTCAATGTCTACATTGCTAGTTTCATCAG GGGTCCAAACCCCAGCAAGGTGATCCAGCAGCTCCTGGCCCTCCGAGCCGATCAGCAGCTCCACATCTTCAACTCGCTGAAGGCTCACCTGACAGAGAAAGGCCTGCTGCCGGCGCTGGAGGAGGCGGCCGCATAG